The region GTCGCCACGATTCGCTTGAGCAGCGGGTTGCCGAACACCCACCGGAGTCCCTCCGCGATCTCCAGGCGCAGCGGGCGGCGGGTGGCGGGGTCGTGGGGCTGCTCGTGGTCGCGGGTGACCACCAGGGCGAAGAACGACGCCACGTAGGTGAAGACCGTGACGAGGATCGCGATCGGCGCGGTGAGCACGCCGATGAGCCAGCCGCCGACGGCGGGGCCGGTGAGTCCGGCGAGCTGCTGCGTCGTCTCGAGCTTGCCGTTCGCCTCGGCGATCTGACGTGCGCCCACGAGTGAGGGGATGATGCTCTGATACGACACGTCGAAGAACACCGTGGCCACGCCCATCACGAGGGCGACGACGAACAGGTGCCAGACCTGCAGCGTGTCGAGCCACCAGAGCACCGGCACCACCGCGAGAGCGACGGCGCGCACCGCGTCGGCCCAGATCATCACGTGGCGCTTGCGCAGGCGGTCGATCCAGGCGCCCGCCGGCAGGCCCACGATGAGGAAGGCGGCGAAGGTGGAGGCGTTGAGCACGCCGACCTCCCACTCCGTCGCATGCAGCACGAGGACGGCGAGCACCGGGAGAGCGAGCTCGGTGATCTGCGCGCCGAACTGACTGAACGCCTGGCCGGTCCACATGCGCAGGAAGTTTCCGTCGTGCCAGAGCGAGCGCTGGTGGGTCGGGGCGCCGGGTGCTGCACCCTCGACTGATTGAGACATGTCGATCAGTCTGTGCCAGCGATTGAGGTTTGTCAATCGGTCGCACTAGCATGGGGCCATGACCGGCCAGGAGCGCAGCAGCATCGAGCGGTCCGTCGTGAGCGTGAACGCCGACGACGCCGAGGTCCAGGCCCGCGCCCGAGCGCTGAGCTCACCGGTGCGCATGCGCATCC is a window of Microbacterium terrae DNA encoding:
- a CDS encoding MFS transporter; the encoded protein is MSQSVEGAAPGAPTHQRSLWHDGNFLRMWTGQAFSQFGAQITELALPVLAVLVLHATEWEVGVLNASTFAAFLIVGLPAGAWIDRLRKRHVMIWADAVRAVALAVVPVLWWLDTLQVWHLFVVALVMGVATVFFDVSYQSIIPSLVGARQIAEANGKLETTQQLAGLTGPAVGGWLIGVLTAPIAILVTVFTYVASFFALVVTRDHEQPHDPATRRPLRLEIAEGLRWVFGNPLLKRIVATTAVSNFFNTMSFTLLPIFLLRELGLTPQSMGVIFSLGAAGGLLGAIATPHIVARVGEARAIPIGGIGFSVVPMFLPVAALVPQFAFPLLVVQGFLMSFLILVYNITQVTFRQRITPPRLLGRMNASIRFCVWGVMPIGALLAGVVGEWIGTTPTMWIAATGQLLAGAFVVIGPFWKMRDLPDAPADPEAATDAATAVTAGEADAAAAASDPR